The genomic region TAAGAGGATGGGAATTTAGAACATGGAAAATCTGTCCTCCATCTCTGCAAGAAGCTGCAGCCACACAATTGTCTTAGTGTTGGAAGTGCCAGAAGAGTTTTATATTTCACTGAATCTGTGCTCAGCATAAATGTTTCAGTCCCTCTTTTGTGATGATCTGCTTAAATAGAGTATACTGCAAATAGTTTTGTGTGTgataaaagtacatttttttcaaagacaGTATCTTTTCTTAAGTTACTGAACATTTCCTCCGAAATTACTAAGATTAGATCCAGCATTTTACAAAGCAATGTGAAGAACTTTTACTTTGAAATAATTAATATCCTTTTATCTTTACATCAATATAATTAATAGGGGGTTGTAGCTCATGTATTGCAGCATTTATGTAGTATATAATTACActgggaaaaagtttaccaggTTGTGTTCCTTTGCAGGGGGAAGAAATGCAGAATAATACAAGCCTTTGAAACATGAATCCACACAATCAGTCATGACTAAACCTATTCAAACACTGAGGTGTTTTTTTCCAGGACTGCTCTAGGCTCCAGCATTGTTGTTGTGAAACTTGTTTTCTTCATGCACTAACTCAAATTTGCTTCATCCCTTGTTCCTCCAGGAGCAGTTTCGGCCGCGAAGCGCACGGGGATCCCAGCACCCCGGGAATTGTCCTCATCCGTGTCCAGGGAGAGAGCTGTGCTGCGTGGTCAAGCCAACACCAGgaaaacacagcccagccccacctctTCTGGTGCACCAACTCCTACCAAACACGTGCGCCCCACCAGCAAGTCCAAGCAAGAGAATGAAACTGGTGACAAGGCTGTTCTGGAATCTCAGGTTAAAGAACTCCTGGCAGAGGCAAAGACGAAAGATTCTGAAATTACCAAACTTCGTTCTGAGTTAAAGAAATGCAAAGAGAAAGGATCACTCAATGCTGAAGGAATGGGTGCTTCCAACCAAAATTTAGAAACAGTATCACCTGTTGACATAGATCCATTAATAAGGACCCTTCAGGAGAAAAACAGGACTTTCCAAAAAGAGCTTGCTAGCCTGGGAGAAGAAAACCGTGCTTTGAAAGAGAAATTGCTTTATCTGGAGAACTCCCCCCTCTCAGACACAACCACAAGCAGTGGAGGCGACAGCAGCCTCCCAACCCCAACTACCCAAGAGTCGAGTTTTGGAAGCCCATCCAAGAGTGCGTCAAGGGGCGAAGCAGAGGAGCGCAGGCAGCACCTGAACGGGGGCGCCCTGCGCAATTCCGGTTCCTCCAGCAGCGATGTCACCAAAGCCTCCCTGTCCCCCGATGCGTCCGACTTCGAGCACATAGCAGATGTACCTTCCAGGCCAGCATCTGCCAGCAGCAACCACTTCAAAGGCTCCAAGTGCTCCACCGCAGGAAGTTCTCCAAACAATATTAGCGACCTCTCTGTGGCATCTCTTACAGAGAGAATACAAAAGATGGAGGAGAAtcaccacagcacagcagaagaGCTGCAGGCCACTTTGCAGGAGCTGTCGGATCAGCAGCAAATGGTGCAGGAGCTGACAACAGAAAATGAGAAGCTGGTGGAAGAGAAAGCTCTCCTGGAGACTTCCTTCCGTCAGCACAGAGATAGAGCcgagcagctgagccaggaaaATGAGAAGCTCATGACTCTCCTCCAAGAGCGATCCAAGAATGAGGCTCAAGAAGAGAAGGTCCTTGAACTGGAACAGAAATGTACAGAGGTTCTTGAAAAAGCACAATTTGAAAGAGAGAAATTGCTCAACATTCAGCAACAGTTAACTAGCAGCCTGCGAAGCTTAGAAAGGGAGCATCAGGATGCCCAGCAGGTGATAAAAAgcctgaaagaagaaaatgagaagctGCTTAAACTTCTAGAAGTGGAACAGCAGAGCAACAGCACAGTGACAAAAAGTCTGGAGGACTGTAAAATTGCTTTGGAAGGTCTGAAAATTGAGAATGGCTCTCTCAAAACTCAGCTGGagaatgagaaacaaaaggCTGCAGAAATCAATGTGATGGGCTGCACCTCTGACAACTCTGAGGTGCAGGAGATGCTCAAAGTAGCCCATGCAGAAAAAGCCCAGTTAGAAGCCTCTTGCACTGAGCTGAAACAAGAGCTGCTGAAGGCAAACAGTGAACTGAAGCACATTCAGGGGCTGCTGTCTAAGGTAAAACAGTAACAGCTCTAAAATAAAAGTGGTTGTTTCTGTCCTATCACAAATAGGTTGGTCTTTACATTGTAATTGAACTGTTGATTGTAAGTTTCCAGGATTTAAATTGTATTATTAGCTCTTAGTAGAAGCTGGGATTATATGATATTGTCTCAGTTTCTGCTGCTCTACTCGTATTTTCTCAGAAATAACTATTGGCATATCTGTATTTATAAATTCATAACTATTTTGTCCTAATACCTTCTGTAGAATTTGCTCTTTCAGTAAACAGAATTGTGTCTATTAGAATTGAAGCAAAGAGCAGGTCAATAAAAAAGTACTTTGATATGGTGTGAACAAATAGTGTAAATCACTTGCTAATCAGATGAAGAGAAGGGCATAAATAGTTAGCTGTGAATATTAAATTCTGAATAATGAATCACAATTAATTAGCAGTGAAGTGTAGGTGTCATTGGTCATGAGAACACAAGGACATGAATTAATGCTCAGGGGAGCTGATAGGGACAGCAACAAGTCACAGCACAGTCAAGCTCCAGATGAGATAATTttcataaaacaaatattttttatgaaagaaagaaatgctCTGTTTTGGGATAGGTAaagtaacattaaaaaaaatagaaaaattaaccTAATTTGCGAGTTCATAGCTTTGCTCCAAACAAGGTTAAGCAGATTACTACCCCTGTTTCTGGGCTCTGTGATCCTGGCTGTTCAGAGGAGCTGCAGTGTGAGCCATCATTCAACAAGTGTTAATAAAGCAGAAGCAGTGATTatgtcccagtgctgcaggaggagtGAAAGTGTGCAGCCTTTCCTGTATGGGGAAGGGAGCATGAGAAGAATGATAAAATTGGCTGCAGATGAAGAGAGCATTGCCAAAAAGCACCTCCATGGTTTGAGTGATGTAGAAAATCCAGATGTCCTTTCAGCTAAAATAGGTGACCACAGCAAATGGAGTTAGAAGAGGAAGCTTTCCTCCACTTTTCCCAAGTGCTTTCTGGAGCTGCAGGTCATgaagaataaatgaaaaacTGCTGAGTGCTCAGACTCTGTACCAAACTTTTTATTGCTTGGTTT from Lonchura striata isolate bLonStr1 chromosome 20, bLonStr1.mat, whole genome shotgun sequence harbors:
- the SPECC1 gene encoding cytospin-B isoform X2, producing MGNQPGRAEEHEQGAVSAAKRTGIPAPRELSSSVSRERAVLRGQANTRKTQPSPTSSGAPTPTKHVRPTSKSKQENETGDKAVLESQVKELLAEAKTKDSEITKLRSELKKCKEKGSLNAEGMGASNQNLETVSPVDIDPLIRTLQEKNRTFQKELASLGEENRALKEKLLYLENSPLSDTTTSSGGDSSLPTPTTQESSFGSPSKSASRGEAEERRQHLNGGALRNSGSSSSDVTKASLSPDASDFEHIADVPSRPASASSNHFKGSKCSTAGSSPNNISDLSVASLTERIQKMEENHHSTAEELQATLQELSDQQQMVQELTTENEKLVEEKALLETSFRQHRDRAEQLSQENEKLMTLLQERSKNEAQEEKVLELEQKCTEVLEKAQFEREKLLNIQQQLTSSLRSLEREHQDAQQVIKSLKEENEKLLKLLEVEQQSNSTVTKSLEDCKIALEGLKIENGSLKTQLENEKQKAAEINVMGCTSDNSEVQEMLKVAHAEKAQLEASCTELKQELLKANSELKHIQGLLSKAENEYGQLKEVCDRQAEQLSRTSQKLQEKTSENEADIKNLKETIFELEDQVEQHRAIKLHNNQLISDLESKAMKLEEQKQDTERQLKALTKQMKEDTEEWRRFQADLQTAVVVANDIKCEAQQELRVVKRKLQEEEEKSARLQKELDEVKGSNRLAAEEVDSLESDTASRWQGVCLSRASPTPPESAATVKSLIKSFDLGCSGSSGQNIPVHKVPRSPLSGIPVRTAPAAAVSPMQRHSVYSNAKPASKGIARHADLSDLPLADLLKGRNEELKPDHYLRKSPSLESLSKPPMAFSSRMLSSTPSCLKPQSKLSVERKDPLAALAREYGGSKRNALLKWCQKKTEGYQNIDITNFSSSWSDGLAFCALLHTYLPAHIPYQELNSQDKKRNLLLAFQAAESVGIKPSLELSEMMYTDRPDWQSVMQYVAQIYKYFET
- the SPECC1 gene encoding cytospin-B isoform X3 → MKSSARPWSTIAKQGSHGVDRGKPLSTTSTGMKTSKSSTSLAFESRLSKLKRASSEDMLTKPGPAAAAGVSRLKKTITTGAISELAESRLRPSTGAVSAAKRTGIPAPRELSSSVSRERAVLRGQANTRKTQPSPTSSGAPTPTKHVRPTSKSKQENETGDKAVLESQVKELLAEAKTKDSEITKLRSELKKCKEKGSLNAEGMGASNQNLETVSPVDIDPLIRTLQEKNRTFQKELASLGEENRALKEKLLYLENSPLSDTTTSSGGDSSLPTPTTQESSFGSPSKSASRGEAEERRQHLNGGALRNSGSSSSDVTKASLSPDASDFEHIADVPSRPASASSNHFKGSKCSTAGSSPNNISDLSVASLTERIQKMEENHHSTAEELQATLQELSDQQQMVQELTTENEKLVEEKALLETSFRQHRDRAEQLSQENEKLMTLLQERSKNEAQEEKVLELEQKCTEVLEKAQFEREKLLNIQQQLTSSLRSLEREHQDAQQVIKSLKEENEKLLKLLEVEQQSNSTVTKSLEDCKIALEGLKIENGSLKTQLENEKQKAAEINVMGCTSDNSEVQEMLKVAHAEKAQLEASCTELKQELLKANSELKHIQGLLSKAENEYGQLKEVCDRQAEQLSRTSQKLQEKTSENEADIKNLKETIFELEDQVEQHRAIKLHNNQLISDLESKAMKLEEQKQDTERQLKALTKQMKEDTEEWRRFQADLQTAVVVANDIKCEAQQELRVVKRKLQEEEEKSARLQKELDEVKGSNRCLISAS